The following are from one region of the Macrobrachium nipponense isolate FS-2020 chromosome 21, ASM1510439v2, whole genome shotgun sequence genome:
- the LOC135197874 gene encoding uncharacterized protein LOC135197874 has protein sequence MQSDKRLLQQDFPGTQSQRGVEDSNRPVNAESVYKENQFQDGNSENGSTSSQNRRLYADSRSKGRILSDTSPSVFKEISPLQSCRESFRIQGPVLRIDNVSSSFYKSVHPRVGVGACSGDQANKISGRLAGDSKVQGEIAQGQGGPPATLSQPRYCGESAEVAAGSKSTFGISGNGDRHNTSQSIPDRPKSREMQTSGECLSGKADTASKTVAGGAGNPNLPGEASTTRKATPSVPTMEDEGVLVTNSRSPVRANSLVGRSEERLAVVGGRRQSDSGCPPSTILPRPLAVLGCVTRRLGSPYGGVDGVSKMELQGQRTPYKRAGVESSFPGSTRIQGESKGTLSGIDVRQHHSSSLYKQARRPSFSAVTCDDSSTSPVGYREPGRHQGQVYSGKKKHSGRQVEPQGSDSGNGVVPTPTCSGQDAQVVGRTDHRPIRNQVQQKVGSVLFSSPGRRGSSRRCATTPLGQSERVRISSILSNPSGSEQGNAVSEPQDDPGSPVMAESRVVSRPTGTPSRCAKRVTSMEQPSVSASRGEVPPAGEVPIASRVETVKYLLRERGFSQKAATQMAGNIRKSSATVYQGKWSAYCDWCRRGNVSPLGTTIQQLADFLIYLRTEKHMSVSAVKGYRAALASVLRMKGVDISSSWELAMLMRSFEQSCPPKELKAPDWNLTKVLSSLTKPPYEPLRQSTDRSLTLKTVFLLALASTKRVGELHGLSYLIKHSRGWRSMVCEFVPEFVAKTQNPTIVDGRFDSFTIPSLADFVDNDKAEMLLCPVRALREYLKRTRHLRPGARGCS, from the coding sequence atgcagtccgacaaaaggcttctacagcaggattttcctggtacccaaagccaacggggagtggaggacagtaatagacctgtcaacgctgaatctgtttataaggaaaaccagtttcaagatggaaactccgaaaacggttctacaagcagtcagaatcgaagactttatgctgacagtcgatctaaaggacgcatactttcagataccagtccatcagtcttcaaggaaatttctccgcttcagtcttgcagggaaagctttcgaattcaaggtcctgtgcttcggattgacaacgtctcctcaagtttttacaagagtgttcaccctcgtgtcggcgtgggcgcatgctcaggggatcaggctaataagatatctggacgattggctggtgatagcaaagtccagggagaaattgctcagggacagggcggccctcctgcaactttgtcacagcctaggtattgtggtgaatcagcagaagtcgcagctggatccaagtcaacgtttggaatatctgggaatggtgatagacacaacacaagccaaagtattcccgacagaccaaagagtagagaaatgcaaacaagtggtgaatgcctttctgggaaagcagacacagccagcaagacagtggcaggtggtgctgggaatcctaacctccctggagaagctagtaccacaaggaaggctacaccttcggtccctacaatggaggatgaaggagttttggtcaccaacagtagatcacccgtacgagcaaattcccttgtcggcagaagtgaggaaagacttgctgtggtgggtggacgacgacaatctgacagtgggtgtcccccttcaacaatcctccccagacctcttgctgttctcggatgcgtcactagaaggctggggagcccatatggaggagttgatggtgtcagcaaaatggagttgcaaggacagagaactccatataaacgtgctggagttgaaagcagctttcctggctctacaagaattcagggagagagtaaagggacactcagtggtattgatgtcagacaacaccacagtagtagcttatataaacaagcaaggaggcctagtttctcggcagttacatgtgatgacagttcaacttcaccagtgggctatagagaaccgggtagacatcaaggccaggtatattccgggaaaaagaaacatagtggccgacaagttgagccgcagggatcagattctgggaacggagtggtccctacaccaacatgtagtggacaggatgctcaggttgtgggaaggaccgatcatagacctattcgcaaccaggtacaacaaaaagttggaagtgtattgttcagtagtcccggacgcagaggcagtagcagaagatgcgctacaacacccctgggacaatctgaacgtgtacgcatttcctccattttgtctaatccgtcaggttctgaacagggtaatgcggtctcagaacctcaagatgaccctggtagccccgttatggccgaaagcagagtggtttccagacctactggaactcctagtagatgtgccaagagagttacctccatggagcaaccttctgtgtcagcctcacgtggagaggtaccaccagccggtgaagtccctatcgcttcacgggtggagactgtcaagtatctcctccgagagcgagggttttcgcagaaagcagcaactcagatggcaggtaatatcagaaaatcatctgcgacagtataccaaggaaagtggtcagcatactgtgattggtgtcgtagagggaacgtgtctccactcggtaccactattcagcagttagcagactttctgatatatctcagaacagaaaaacatatgtctgtatctgcagtgaaggggtacagggcggctctagcctcagtcttacgaatgaaaggagtggacatatcgtcttcatgggagttggccatgctgatgaggagctttgaacagtcatgcccaccaaaggagctaaaagccccagattggaatctgaccaaggtactgagtagtctgacaaaacccccctacgaaccactaaggcagtccacggataggagcctgaccctgaagacagtcttcttattggccctggcttcaactaaaagggtgggggagctacatggcctctcatatctcataaagcactcgagaggttggagatcaatggtgtgtgagtttgtcccagaattcgtggcaaagacccaaaatccaacaatagtagacggcagattcgactcctttaccataccttccttggcagactttgtagacaacgacaaagctgagatgctcctgtgccccgtcagggcactaagggagtacttaaagagaacaaggcacctcaggccgggtgccagaggttgttcgtaa